Proteins from one Flavobacterium branchiarum genomic window:
- a CDS encoding ABC transporter ATP-binding protein, whose translation MKAKAFDTGLFKRILTYTKPYKWRYNGVIIFAVSLSIFAALRPYLLKETVDGYIKTHDQLGLLFYITLMGIVLLLEVFSQFYFVYWANWLGQDIVKDIRTKLFKHILSFRMKYFDLVPVGQLVTRSVSDIESIARIFSQGLFMIISDLMKMLVVLIFMFYMNWKLTWIVVIAMPILVYITRIFQRKMQVAFEEVRAQIANMNSFVQERVTGMKIVQLFNREKTEYESFKEINGKHKKAWIKTILYNSIFFPIADIISSLTLGCIVVFGGFKILNGDNFTTFGDLFSYTMFIGMLFNPLRQIADKFNEMQLGMISANRVFDIIDTQDHIQDTGTIEAPVFNGDIEFKDVHFGYIPEEEVIKGINLSVEAGQTVAIVGSTGAGKSTIINLLNRFYEINSGTIYIDGHNIENYTLASLRKQIAVVLQDVFLFADTIYNNITLNNPEITKAQVLEAAKVIGVHDFIMTLPDNYDFDVKERGVMLSSGQRQLIAFLRSYVSNPSILILDEATSSIDTYSEEMIQRATETITKGRTSIVIAHRLATIVNADKIVVMDKGLIVEQGTHQELINRANGFYKNLYDSQFVVAN comes from the coding sequence ATGAAAGCAAAAGCATTTGATACTGGTCTCTTCAAACGAATTCTTACTTATACTAAGCCTTATAAATGGCGCTACAATGGAGTGATTATCTTTGCCGTATCGCTTTCTATTTTTGCGGCCCTTCGCCCCTATTTACTTAAAGAAACGGTAGATGGATATATTAAAACGCATGACCAATTAGGTCTTCTTTTTTACATAACCCTAATGGGAATTGTGCTTTTGCTAGAAGTCTTCTCTCAGTTTTACTTTGTGTACTGGGCAAACTGGCTCGGACAAGATATTGTAAAAGACATTCGTACAAAGTTATTCAAGCACATCTTGAGTTTCAGAATGAAATACTTCGACCTGGTTCCAGTAGGACAATTGGTAACCCGTTCGGTTTCGGACATTGAATCGATTGCTAGAATTTTTAGCCAAGGTTTATTTATGATTATTAGCGACTTGATGAAAATGCTTGTTGTTTTAATTTTCATGTTCTATATGAACTGGAAACTGACTTGGATTGTTGTTATTGCAATGCCAATTTTGGTTTACATCACTCGGATTTTTCAGCGTAAAATGCAAGTCGCTTTTGAAGAAGTACGTGCCCAAATTGCAAACATGAACTCCTTTGTACAAGAGCGCGTTACGGGTATGAAAATTGTACAACTTTTTAATCGTGAAAAAACCGAATATGAAAGCTTCAAAGAAATAAACGGAAAACATAAAAAAGCTTGGATAAAAACCATCTTGTACAACTCGATATTCTTTCCTATTGCCGATATTATTTCGTCGCTTACATTAGGTTGTATTGTTGTTTTTGGAGGTTTTAAAATTCTGAATGGCGACAACTTTACCACATTTGGAGATTTATTCTCCTACACAATGTTTATCGGAATGTTATTTAATCCATTGCGCCAGATTGCAGATAAATTCAACGAGATGCAATTAGGAATGATCTCTGCCAATCGTGTTTTTGATATTATTGATACGCAAGACCATATACAAGATACAGGAACTATCGAAGCCCCTGTCTTTAATGGAGACATAGAGTTTAAAGATGTTCATTTTGGCTATATTCCGGAAGAAGAAGTTATAAAAGGAATCAATTTATCGGTCGAGGCTGGACAAACAGTAGCAATTGTAGGTTCAACGGGAGCAGGTAAATCGACTATAATTAACTTACTGAATCGTTTTTATGAAATTAATAGCGGTACTATTTATATCGACGGACATAATATTGAAAATTACACTTTGGCTTCGCTACGCAAGCAAATTGCAGTAGTTTTACAAGACGTGTTTTTATTTGCCGATACAATTTACAATAACATTACGCTAAACAATCCCGAAATTACCAAAGCTCAAGTTTTAGAAGCTGCAAAAGTAATTGGCGTTCACGACTTCATTATGACCTTACCCGATAATTATGATTTTGATGTAAAAGAACGAGGCGTAATGCTGTCTTCTGGACAACGTCAACTTATAGCATTTTTGCGTTCGTATGTAAGTAATCCTAGTATTTTAATTTTGGATGAAGCAACTTCCTCTATTGATACTTACTCCGAAGAAATGATACAGCGTGCTACGGAAACAATTACCAAAGGAAGAACTTCGATTGTTATTGCACATCGATTGGCAACAATTGTAAATGCAGATAAAATTGTCGTTATGGACAAAGGGCTTATAGTAGAACAAGGAACGCATCAGGAATTGATAAATCGTGCCAATGGGTTTTATAAAAACTTATACGATTCGCAATTTGTAGTTGCAAATTAA
- a CDS encoding PhzF family isomerase has translation MKNRIVYQIDSFTKERFKGNPAGVVVNAEGLNDHQMQQIARELNNSETAFLFPPDSDDCDGIIRYFTPTMEVPICGHATIAAMYAKAVEDNLDSCVLRFKTKIGILPFEIIKNNGDYQIVMTQGAFELSPTFDKDITTKMITALGLEEADINEKCPIQIASTGHSKVMIGIKSRAKLNALSPNYNALAELSTAINCNGYFVFTFDSDEKDILTYGRMFAPGIGINEDPVTGNANGPLGGYLIQNKIVDFKEYEFEFNGRQAEKIDRLGVINIKVKIEDNKPTLIQIKGDAVVVFRTEIDIG, from the coding sequence ATGAAAAACCGAATAGTATATCAAATTGATTCTTTTACAAAAGAAAGATTCAAAGGAAATCCAGCAGGAGTAGTTGTAAATGCCGAGGGATTAAATGATCACCAAATGCAACAAATTGCAAGAGAATTAAACAATTCCGAAACTGCTTTTCTATTCCCGCCTGATAGCGATGACTGCGATGGAATAATACGCTATTTTACCCCAACTATGGAAGTTCCAATTTGCGGACATGCTACAATCGCAGCGATGTATGCAAAAGCAGTCGAAGATAATTTAGATTCTTGTGTATTACGATTTAAAACTAAAATTGGAATTCTCCCTTTTGAAATAATTAAGAACAATGGAGACTACCAAATTGTAATGACACAAGGAGCTTTCGAGCTTAGTCCAACTTTTGATAAGGATATAACAACTAAAATGATAACTGCATTAGGACTAGAAGAAGCAGACATTAATGAAAAATGCCCCATACAGATAGCCTCTACAGGACATTCTAAAGTTATGATTGGAATTAAAAGTAGAGCTAAACTAAATGCGTTATCGCCAAACTACAATGCATTAGCGGAGTTGAGTACAGCCATTAACTGCAATGGATATTTTGTTTTTACTTTTGATTCTGATGAGAAAGACATTTTAACTTATGGACGAATGTTTGCTCCTGGAATAGGTATAAATGAAGATCCTGTAACTGGTAATGCAAACGGCCCTTTAGGTGGATATTTAATCCAAAATAAAATTGTTGATTTTAAAGAGTATGAATTTGAATTCAATGGCAGACAAGCAGAAAAAATAGATCGACTTGGTGTGATAAATATAAAAGTTAAGATAGAAGACAACAAACCTACATTGATTCAAATAAAAGGAGATGCTGTAGTGGTATTTAGAACTGAAATAGATATAGGATAA
- a CDS encoding TIGR00730 family Rossman fold protein yields MNRITVFCGSSFGNKKEYETQAFLLGQILSENNIDLVYGGAKVGLMGAVADGVLNKKGKVIGILPDFLMKKEIAHDGLTELIIVKSMHERKTKMNELSDGVIALPGGFGTLEEFFEMLTWAQLGLHKKPIGILNIDGFYDLLLEFILKMVNEGFLKEINQQMIIVSANPQDLLHKMENYVAPEVGKWIKKGNE; encoded by the coding sequence ATGAACCGAATTACAGTATTTTGTGGATCAAGTTTTGGAAACAAAAAAGAATACGAAACTCAAGCTTTTCTACTTGGGCAAATATTATCAGAAAACAATATTGATTTAGTTTATGGCGGAGCCAAAGTGGGACTTATGGGAGCTGTTGCCGATGGCGTTTTAAATAAAAAAGGAAAAGTAATTGGTATATTACCCGATTTCCTAATGAAAAAAGAAATTGCACATGATGGTCTAACAGAGTTAATTATTGTGAAAAGTATGCATGAAAGAAAAACCAAAATGAATGAATTAAGCGATGGTGTAATTGCTTTACCAGGCGGTTTTGGAACGCTAGAAGAGTTTTTTGAAATGCTTACCTGGGCGCAATTGGGACTTCATAAAAAGCCAATAGGAATTTTAAATATTGATGGCTTCTATGATTTATTATTAGAATTTATCCTAAAAATGGTAAACGAAGGATTCCTAAAAGAAATTAACCAACAAATGATAATTGTAAGCGCCAATCCACAAGACTTACTCCATAAAATGGAAAACTACGTGGCTCCAGAGGTTGGTAAGTGGATAAAAAAAGGAAACGAATAA
- a CDS encoding class A beta-lactamase-related serine hydrolase produces MTIKSINLYLLLLFLASISLSAQIDKKSDLYKTIISKDSLLFKVGFNTCDVNQFKTLLTEDFEFYHDTDSISNKKVFLYNFLKGICNPSSIYRVRRELIAGTTEIYPLYKNKTLYGAVQIGAHQFYESTSGKKEIPGSIARFTHLWLLQNGTWKLARSLSYDHQNNPTIINKTKMFGDDNEIENWLKENNIPNLGLGIINGGKLQQIKVFGELKKGETAPYNTIFNVASLTKPVTAMVALKLVSLGKWDLDESLSKYWIDPDIANDPRTKKLTTRFILSHQTGFPNWRWMNPDKKLSFLFEPGTKYQYSGEGFEYLRKALEKKFHKSLDQLAKELIFNPLQMTDTNYIWDKNTDETRFAIGYDPKGKAYETEKRKTASAADDLLTTIEDYGKFAVSIMNGDGLSQKVFEDLKTNQVETKANKHFGLGLEIYDLGNGETALSHGGADQGAQTIFFILPKTKEGILIFTNVDDGYKIYEKLLTHYLGEKGKKIIEIETK; encoded by the coding sequence ATGACAATCAAATCAATCAATCTCTATTTATTACTGCTATTTCTAGCTTCAATCTCTTTATCGGCACAGATCGATAAAAAATCTGATTTATATAAAACCATCATTTCCAAAGACAGCTTGCTTTTTAAAGTTGGCTTCAATACTTGCGATGTAAATCAATTTAAAACATTATTAACCGAAGATTTTGAATTTTATCATGATACGGACAGTATATCCAACAAGAAAGTTTTTTTGTATAATTTTCTAAAGGGAATATGCAATCCGTCTTCAATATATAGAGTAAGAAGGGAATTAATAGCTGGAACTACCGAAATTTACCCTCTTTATAAAAACAAAACATTATATGGTGCTGTCCAAATTGGTGCTCATCAATTCTATGAATCTACATCTGGTAAAAAAGAAATCCCAGGAAGTATCGCTCGATTTACACATTTATGGCTACTCCAAAACGGAACATGGAAACTAGCCCGATCTCTTAGCTACGATCATCAAAACAATCCTACCATAATCAATAAAACAAAAATGTTTGGTGATGACAATGAGATTGAAAATTGGCTTAAAGAAAATAACATTCCTAATCTAGGACTTGGAATAATCAATGGTGGAAAGCTCCAACAAATCAAAGTTTTTGGTGAACTAAAAAAAGGAGAAACCGCACCTTACAATACAATTTTTAATGTTGCTTCACTTACCAAACCTGTTACCGCAATGGTTGCCTTAAAACTAGTTAGTTTAGGGAAATGGGACTTAGATGAATCTCTTTCTAAATATTGGATTGATCCAGATATTGCAAACGATCCTAGAACAAAAAAACTAACAACGAGATTTATTTTAAGCCATCAAACAGGTTTCCCAAATTGGCGATGGATGAATCCTGACAAAAAACTAAGCTTTCTATTTGAACCTGGAACTAAATACCAATATTCTGGTGAAGGTTTTGAATATCTCCGAAAAGCATTAGAAAAAAAGTTTCACAAATCTCTTGATCAATTAGCCAAAGAATTAATTTTTAATCCTTTGCAAATGACAGATACCAATTACATCTGGGATAAAAATACTGACGAAACACGTTTTGCAATTGGCTATGATCCAAAAGGAAAAGCTTATGAAACAGAAAAAAGAAAAACAGCAAGTGCGGCTGATGATCTATTAACGACCATCGAAGATTACGGTAAATTCGCAGTTAGCATTATGAATGGTGATGGATTATCACAAAAAGTTTTTGAAGATTTAAAAACAAATCAAGTAGAAACAAAAGCCAACAAACATTTTGGTTTAGGACTCGAAATTTATGATTTAGGAAACGGAGAAACTGCATTATCTCATGGAGGTGCCGATCAAGGCGCACAAACGATCTTCTTTATACTTCCAAAAACAAAAGAAGGAATTCTAATTTTTACTAATGTCGATGATGGATATAAAATATATGAAAAGTTACTTACTCACTATTTAGGAGAAAAAGGAAAAAAAATAATCGAAATTGAAACTAAGTAA
- a CDS encoding metallophosphoesterase family protein: MKKILLLSDTHSHIDDTILKYVAQADEVWHAGDIGDLLVTDAIKEIKPLRCVYGNIDDAKARLEFPLNNRFMCEDVSVWITHIGGYPGKYSPAIKEEMASNPPKLFICGHSHILKVMYDKKNNLLHMNPGAAGKSGFHQVRTMLRFVIEGDKIKDLEIIEIEKRN, from the coding sequence ATGAAAAAAATCCTATTACTTTCCGATACCCATAGTCATATTGACGATACTATTTTAAAATATGTAGCACAAGCAGATGAAGTGTGGCATGCAGGTGATATTGGTGATTTATTGGTAACTGATGCTATAAAAGAAATAAAACCGTTGCGTTGTGTTTATGGAAACATAGATGATGCTAAGGCGCGTTTAGAATTTCCTTTAAATAACCGATTTATGTGTGAAGATGTTTCGGTTTGGATTACACATATTGGAGGTTATCCCGGAAAATATAGCCCAGCGATTAAAGAAGAAATGGCTTCTAATCCACCAAAATTATTCATCTGTGGGCATTCACATATTTTGAAAGTCATGTATGATAAAAAGAATAATTTACTGCATATGAATCCTGGAGCTGCAGGAAAAAGTGGTTTTCATCAAGTGCGAACGATGCTTCGTTTTGTGATTGAAGGTGATAAAATAAAGGATTTAGAAATTATCGAAATAGAAAAACGTAATTAA
- a CDS encoding ClbS/DfsB family four-helix bundle protein, whose product MAVPQNKKELLSDIEKTYVKLQEDLKTIPIELTNEKTLEGHAKGTMMSVNNLVSYLVGWGELVLKWHHKKNNNQSVDFPETGFKWNELGKLAQKFYTDYEGLDFLQLQEKLKTTVDNLQTLIKSYDNETLYEQEWYEKWTMGRMIQFNTSSPYKNARVRIRQWKKEKKVL is encoded by the coding sequence ATGGCTGTACCTCAAAATAAAAAAGAATTACTAAGTGATATTGAAAAAACATATGTCAAACTCCAAGAGGATTTAAAGACAATTCCGATTGAGCTCACAAACGAAAAAACACTCGAGGGGCATGCTAAAGGCACAATGATGAGCGTAAATAACTTAGTTTCATACTTAGTTGGCTGGGGAGAATTAGTCTTAAAATGGCATCACAAAAAGAATAATAACCAAAGTGTAGATTTTCCAGAAACAGGATTTAAATGGAATGAACTTGGCAAACTTGCTCAGAAATTTTATACAGATTACGAAGGTTTAGATTTTTTACAATTACAGGAAAAATTAAAAACAACAGTAGACAACCTGCAAACACTGATTAAAAGCTATGATAACGAAACGCTCTATGAGCAAGAATGGTATGAGAAATGGACAATGGGAAGAATGATACAATTTAATACCTCCTCTCCATATAAAAATGCCAGAGTTAGAATACGACAATGGAAAAAAGAAAAAAAGGTACTTTAA
- the ribB gene encoding 3,4-dihydroxy-2-butanone-4-phosphate synthase — translation MITAIENENPLLLFGTNSQERVENAIKELKIGKGILLIDDKDRENEGDLVFSAQHMSVEDMALMIRECSGIVCLCLTNEKADELELPYMVKENTSLFQTPFTVSIEAKEGVTTGLSALDRIQTIRTASADFAKPTDLVKPGHIFPLRANDKGVLQRNGHTEGSVDLMKLSGLKPEAVLCELMNPNGTMARLPEILSFAKKHQLVVLTIEDIIHYRKFVRDFI, via the coding sequence ATGATTACTGCAATAGAAAATGAAAATCCGTTACTATTATTTGGTACAAATAGTCAAGAACGCGTTGAGAATGCAATTAAAGAACTTAAAATAGGAAAAGGAATTTTATTGATCGATGACAAAGACCGTGAAAACGAAGGCGATTTAGTCTTTTCAGCACAGCATATGTCAGTAGAAGACATGGCGCTAATGATTCGAGAATGTAGTGGGATTGTATGTCTTTGTTTAACCAATGAAAAAGCTGATGAATTAGAACTACCTTATATGGTCAAAGAAAACACTAGCCTTTTCCAAACTCCTTTTACAGTGTCAATAGAGGCAAAAGAAGGTGTCACAACAGGACTCTCAGCATTAGACAGAATTCAAACTATAAGAACTGCCTCTGCTGATTTTGCTAAACCTACAGATCTGGTAAAACCGGGACATATTTTTCCGTTAAGAGCAAATGACAAAGGCGTTCTACAGAGAAATGGTCATACCGAAGGAAGTGTAGATTTAATGAAATTATCAGGTTTAAAACCTGAAGCTGTATTATGCGAATTGATGAATCCTAATGGAACTATGGCACGATTACCAGAGATTTTATCATTTGCCAAAAAACACCAATTGGTAGTTTTAACAATAGAGGATATCATACATTATCGTAAGTTTGTTAGAGATTTTATTTAA
- the truA gene encoding tRNA pseudouridine(38-40) synthase TruA, whose protein sequence is MRYFIQFAYNGTHYHGWQYQPNATSVQETLNKALSVLLNTPINLMGAGRTDTGVHAKEMYAHFDYDSPIEVPNLVHKLNSYLPKDIAIYDIILVQDEAHCRFDATKRTYEYHINSVKDPFLEELSWYFHQYLDVPLMNEAAKILLNHTNFQCFSKVNTDVNTFDCSIFEAYWKTENNKLIFTISANRFLRNMVRSIVGTLINIGLHKITLDDLENIIASKNRDKAGFSVPAHGLYLTKVKYDYIT, encoded by the coding sequence TTGAGATATTTTATACAATTTGCTTACAACGGCACACATTATCACGGCTGGCAATACCAACCTAATGCAACCTCTGTTCAGGAAACACTTAACAAAGCACTTTCGGTTTTATTAAACACGCCTATTAATTTAATGGGAGCTGGACGTACTGATACTGGTGTTCATGCCAAAGAAATGTATGCCCATTTTGATTATGATTCTCCTATTGAGGTCCCAAATCTGGTACACAAACTAAATTCATATTTACCAAAAGACATAGCAATTTATGATATTATCTTGGTTCAAGACGAAGCACATTGTCGTTTTGATGCAACTAAACGCACCTATGAATACCATATAAATAGTGTAAAAGACCCATTTCTGGAAGAGCTAAGTTGGTATTTTCATCAATATTTGGATGTACCTCTGATGAACGAGGCTGCTAAAATTTTGTTAAATCATACCAATTTTCAATGTTTTTCAAAGGTCAATACAGACGTAAATACATTTGATTGTAGTATTTTTGAAGCCTATTGGAAAACAGAAAACAATAAACTGATTTTTACCATTTCGGCCAATCGTTTTTTACGAAATATGGTTCGTTCTATTGTTGGTACACTAATAAACATTGGCTTACATAAAATTACGCTAGACGATTTAGAAAACATTATCGCTAGCAAAAACCGAGATAAAGCTGGTTTTTCGGTTCCGGCTCACGGATTGTATCTAACGAAGGTTAAATACGATTACATTACTTAA
- a CDS encoding class I SAM-dependent methyltransferase, with protein MNNSWTDRWNDRYSTDEFAYGEHPNNYLKEQLEKLTPGTILFPAEGEGRNAVFAAKLGWTVSAFDISMEGKNKALRLAKDNNVSIDYQVGELQTLNYVPEQFDAIALIYAHFPSDIKSSYHKILSNYLRKGGMLIFEAFSKKHIEYNSKNEKIGGPKELDMLFSIDEIKADFPDYEVIELIETEIELNEGLFHNGKGSVIRFVGRKK; from the coding sequence ATGAATAATTCTTGGACCGACAGATGGAATGACCGATATAGTACAGATGAGTTTGCTTATGGTGAACATCCGAATAACTATTTAAAAGAACAATTAGAAAAACTAACTCCAGGAACCATACTCTTCCCTGCCGAAGGAGAAGGTCGTAATGCTGTTTTCGCGGCTAAACTTGGCTGGACAGTTTCTGCATTTGACATAAGCATGGAAGGAAAAAATAAAGCCCTTCGCCTAGCCAAAGACAATAATGTATCAATTGATTATCAAGTTGGCGAATTACAAACATTAAATTATGTTCCTGAACAATTTGATGCAATTGCTTTAATCTACGCGCACTTTCCTAGCGATATCAAATCATCTTATCATAAAATACTTAGTAACTACTTACGCAAAGGTGGAATGCTAATTTTTGAAGCATTTAGTAAAAAACACATCGAATACAACTCAAAAAACGAGAAAATTGGAGGTCCAAAAGAATTGGACATGCTATTTTCTATTGATGAAATAAAAGCTGATTTCCCTGATTACGAAGTAATAGAATTAATAGAAACCGAAATAGAATTAAACGAAGGTCTTTTTCATAACGGAAAAGGTTCAGTAATACGATTTGTAGGCAGAAAAAAATGA
- the lpdA gene encoding dihydrolipoyl dehydrogenase: MKYDVIVLGSGPGGYVTAIRASQLGFKVAVVEKENLGGVCLNWGCIPTKALLKSAQVFDYLKHASDYGLTVSEFDKDFPAVVQRSRGVAEGMSKGVQFLMKKNKIDVIDGFGKLKPGKKLDVTDKDNKVTEYSADHIIIATGARSRELPNLPQDGVKVIGYRQAMTLPTQPKSMIIVGSGAIGVEFAHFYNSMGTEVTIVEFMPNVVPVEDEDISKQFERSLKKAGIKIMTNSSVERIDTTGAGVKAFVKTAKGEEVLEADIVLSAVGIKTNIENIGLEEVGIAVDRDKILVNAYNQTNIPGYYAIGDVTPGQALAHVASAEGINCVEKIAGLHVDPIDYGNVPGCTYATPEIASVGLTEKQAKEKGYELKIGKFPFSASGKAKAAGTPDGFVKVIFDAKYGEWLGCHMIGAGVTDMIAEAVVARKLETTGHEILKSIHPHPTMSEAVMEAVADAYGEVIHL, translated from the coding sequence ATGAAATACGACGTTATTGTTTTAGGAAGTGGTCCAGGCGGATATGTAACTGCCATTAGAGCATCACAATTAGGCTTTAAAGTAGCTGTAGTTGAAAAAGAAAACTTAGGTGGTGTTTGCTTAAACTGGGGTTGTATACCAACAAAAGCATTACTTAAATCAGCTCAGGTTTTTGATTATCTAAAACACGCTTCCGATTACGGATTGACTGTTTCTGAATTCGATAAAGATTTCCCAGCTGTTGTTCAACGTAGCCGTGGTGTTGCAGAAGGAATGAGCAAAGGTGTTCAATTCTTGATGAAGAAAAACAAAATCGACGTTATCGATGGTTTTGGAAAATTAAAGCCAGGGAAAAAACTTGACGTTACAGATAAAGATAATAAAGTTACAGAATATAGTGCTGACCATATCATCATTGCTACTGGAGCTCGTTCTCGTGAGTTACCAAACTTACCTCAAGATGGCGTAAAAGTAATCGGATACCGTCAAGCAATGACATTACCAACACAACCAAAATCAATGATTATCGTTGGTTCTGGAGCTATTGGAGTTGAATTTGCACATTTTTATAACTCAATGGGAACAGAAGTTACTATTGTAGAATTTATGCCAAACGTAGTTCCTGTAGAAGATGAAGATATCTCAAAACAATTTGAGCGTTCGTTGAAAAAAGCTGGAATTAAAATCATGACTAACTCTTCAGTTGAGCGTATTGATACAACTGGTGCAGGAGTAAAAGCATTTGTTAAAACTGCAAAAGGTGAAGAAGTTCTTGAAGCTGACATCGTTCTTTCGGCTGTTGGAATCAAAACTAACATCGAGAACATCGGTCTTGAAGAAGTAGGAATCGCTGTAGACAGAGATAAAATACTAGTAAACGCTTACAACCAAACAAATATCCCTGGATATTATGCAATTGGAGACGTTACTCCGGGTCAAGCATTAGCTCACGTAGCTTCTGCTGAAGGAATTAACTGTGTAGAAAAAATTGCTGGTTTACACGTAGATCCAATTGATTACGGAAACGTTCCTGGATGTACTTATGCAACTCCAGAAATTGCTTCTGTAGGTTTAACAGAAAAACAAGCTAAAGAAAAAGGATACGAATTAAAAATTGGTAAATTCCCATTCTCAGCTTCAGGAAAAGCAAAAGCTGCTGGAACTCCAGACGGTTTTGTAAAAGTAATCTTCGATGCTAAATATGGCGAATGGTTAGGATGTCACATGATTGGTGCTGGTGTTACTGATATGATTGCTGAAGCAGTTGTAGCACGTAAACTAGAAACTACAGGACATGAAATCCTAAAATCTATTCACCCTCACCCAACAATGAGCGAAGCTGTTATGGAAGCTGTTGCAGATGCATACGGCGAAGTAATTCACTTATAA
- a CDS encoding Crp/Fnr family transcriptional regulator, whose product MKEQLAKYIKEVSTVTDEELDKILNYFNPLEVEKNELLVIQGQTTQRMYFICNGCLRIFFITEEGQEATRYLGFENNFVTALSSFVLSEPSLEFVQALEPTELLYISHQDFYHLLASIPNWGSFYRHYMEMAYVTNTKRLMSFLTQNATERYKHLLETNPKVAQRLSNKIVSSYLNISQETLSRVKSKP is encoded by the coding sequence ATGAAAGAGCAATTAGCTAAATACATAAAAGAAGTATCAACTGTAACGGACGAAGAGCTAGATAAGATTCTTAATTACTTCAATCCTTTGGAGGTAGAAAAAAACGAACTCTTAGTTATTCAGGGGCAAACGACTCAACGAATGTACTTTATTTGTAATGGTTGCTTGCGTATCTTTTTCATAACAGAAGAAGGGCAAGAAGCAACACGTTATCTGGGCTTCGAGAACAATTTTGTAACCGCTTTATCAAGCTTTGTATTAAGCGAACCTTCTTTAGAATTTGTTCAAGCATTAGAGCCAACTGAATTGCTTTATATATCGCATCAAGACTTTTACCATTTGCTGGCAAGCATTCCAAATTGGGGAAGTTTCTACAGACATTATATGGAAATGGCTTATGTAACCAATACCAAAAGGCTTATGTCGTTCTTAACTCAAAATGCAACTGAAAGATACAAACATCTGCTAGAAACAAATCCAAAAGTTGCACAACGACTGTCAAACAAAATAGTTTCTTCCTATCTCAATATTTCTCAAGAAACATTAAGTAGAGTAAAATCTAAACCTTAA
- a CDS encoding DUF2085 domain-containing protein, translating into MKLNDFTLGCHGIPERCFKINEKHLPFCARCLGASIGHIFCAICYFLYFLPPFYFSIIGLAFMLADWYFQNSLHKYHSNLMRLLTGTIGGFSMGIIIWKTIDFILTF; encoded by the coding sequence ATGAAACTAAATGATTTTACATTAGGTTGTCACGGAATCCCTGAAAGGTGTTTTAAGATTAACGAAAAACACCTGCCTTTTTGTGCAAGATGTTTAGGAGCTAGCATTGGTCATATCTTTTGTGCAATTTGCTATTTCCTTTATTTCTTACCACCCTTTTATTTTTCGATTATTGGTTTGGCATTCATGCTAGCAGATTGGTATTTTCAAAATTCATTGCACAAATATCATAGTAATTTAATGAGATTATTAACAGGTACAATCGGTGGTTTTTCGATGGGAATAATTATCTGGAAAACAATTGATTTTATTCTAACCTTTTAA